A genomic stretch from Thermodesulfobacteriota bacterium includes:
- the secD gene encoding protein translocase subunit SecD produces MRASKGWIITILVVTVLSLLLLLPSVAGDSIPKWWGRIFPDRGINLGLDLRGGIFLLVGVDTEAAITHELSNIRDFMNLELKNDQVLVKSSDVKGSTLTLEFYSQADLDKARGLADENFSDRADIFADGLSLSFALKGAYVRDAEVKAIDQVRQVMENRIQELGLVEPSIQKAGADRVLIQVPGASDRDRQRVIDIIKRSAVLEFKIVKDVGPSEDTLLAKYGVSKPEELAAQNLMLVPGNTGIENEKYFITSLESPVTGESLSDARIIFDEFGRPAVSFSFKGAGASKFGELTESSIGQRLAIVLDGTIKSAPTIQDRISTQGRITGNFTTDEANDLALVLRSGALPVPVTIEQERTVGPSLGKDSIDSGMNSMLIGGILVLIFMVVVYKLQGVVADIALALNMLFIMGFFSAFGVTLTLPGIAGLVLTMGMAVDGNIIILERMKEELRAGKSPIAAIDAGYERSLWTILDANITTLITAIILFWFGTGPIKGFAATLSIGIVSTVFSNVIVARIITEYIYQNKKSIKLSI; encoded by the coding sequence ATGAGAGCTTCCAAGGGCTGGATTATCACTATACTGGTCGTTACGGTTTTATCCCTGCTTCTTCTCCTTCCGAGCGTGGCGGGCGATTCCATTCCGAAATGGTGGGGCAGGATCTTCCCCGACAGGGGCATCAATCTCGGGCTCGACCTCCGGGGCGGCATCTTCCTCCTCGTGGGCGTGGACACCGAAGCCGCAATAACGCACGAACTTTCGAACATACGGGACTTTATGAACCTCGAGCTCAAGAACGACCAGGTTCTGGTAAAGAGCTCGGACGTCAAAGGCAGCACGCTCACGCTGGAGTTTTATTCACAGGCCGACCTCGACAAGGCACGTGGCCTGGCCGACGAGAATTTCTCGGACAGGGCGGACATATTCGCCGACGGCCTCTCGCTTTCGTTTGCTCTCAAGGGGGCGTACGTCCGTGACGCCGAGGTAAAGGCCATAGACCAGGTCCGCCAGGTCATGGAGAACAGGATACAGGAGCTCGGCCTCGTAGAGCCTTCCATTCAAAAAGCCGGCGCCGACAGGGTGCTTATACAGGTCCCCGGCGCGTCCGACAGGGACAGGCAAAGGGTCATAGACATCATAAAGCGCTCGGCGGTCCTCGAATTCAAGATAGTTAAGGACGTCGGACCGTCCGAGGATACCCTGCTCGCCAAGTACGGCGTGTCCAAGCCCGAAGAGCTCGCGGCGCAGAATCTCATGCTTGTACCGGGGAATACCGGCATCGAGAACGAGAAATACTTTATAACATCTCTGGAATCGCCCGTGACGGGGGAATCACTGTCCGACGCAAGGATTATATTCGACGAGTTCGGCCGGCCGGCCGTCAGCTTCAGCTTCAAGGGAGCCGGCGCCAGCAAGTTCGGCGAGCTCACGGAAAGCAGCATCGGGCAGCGGCTGGCGATCGTCCTCGACGGCACCATCAAATCCGCCCCGACGATTCAGGACAGGATATCGACGCAGGGCAGGATTACGGGGAACTTCACGACCGACGAGGCGAACGACCTCGCGCTCGTCCTTCGCTCGGGCGCCCTTCCCGTGCCCGTAACCATCGAGCAGGAAAGGACTGTCGGGCCGTCTCTCGGAAAGGACTCGATCGATAGCGGCATGAATTCCATGCTCATCGGCGGCATTCTCGTTTTGATCTTCATGGTCGTTGTTTATAAGCTCCAGGGCGTGGTGGCCGATATAGCCCTCGCGCTCAACATGCTCTTTATAATGGGATTCTTCTCGGCGTTCGGGGTTACGCTCACCCTGCCCGGCATAGCGGGCCTCGTCCTGACGATGGGTATGGCCGTCGACGGGAACATCATCATTCTCGAAAGGATGAAGGAGGAGCTCCGGGCGGGCAAATCGCCCATCGCCGCTATAGACGCCGGATACGAGAGATCCCTCTGGACCATTCTCGACGCCAACATTACCACGCTTATTACCGCGATTATATTGTTCTGGTTCGGCACGGGGCCGATAAAAGGCTTTGCGGCGACACTTTCCATCGGTATCGTTTCAACGGTATTCAGCAACGTAATAGTCGCCAGGATTATAACGGAATACATTTACCAGAACAAAAAATCCATAAAGCTGAGCATTTGA
- the tgt gene encoding tRNA guanosine(34) transglycosylase Tgt — protein MFSFEILKKESGSGARLGRIHTIHGTVDTPAFMPVATQATVKSLTPDEVEALGFEMLIVNAYHMYLRPGHEVVKKLGGLHEFMSWNHPITTDSGGFQALSLSKTRKIKEEGIVFQSHLDGSRHLLTPEKCVEIQESLGVDIMMCLDECPPYPSTEKYMKKSVELTTRWAGLCRSARKSPESALFGIVQGGIFPEMRRLSAEGLADIGFDGYALGGLGIGEDPAATYEITESTLPHLPAESPRYLMGIGRPEDIVTAVSMGVDLFDCVIPTRNARNGTLFTSHGKLVIKNARYAEDGGPVDERCGCYTCRNFSRAYLRHLYMARETLVLRLLTIHNLNYYGQLMKEARESIAQDDFPVFASRVKSLGGE, from the coding sequence ATACTCAAAAAGGAATCCGGCTCCGGCGCAAGGCTGGGACGCATCCATACCATTCACGGTACGGTGGACACGCCCGCCTTCATGCCTGTCGCGACGCAGGCGACGGTAAAGAGCCTCACGCCGGATGAGGTCGAGGCGCTCGGCTTCGAGATGCTCATCGTAAACGCCTACCACATGTATCTCCGCCCCGGGCACGAGGTCGTAAAAAAGCTCGGCGGGCTCCACGAATTCATGTCCTGGAATCACCCCATAACGACGGACAGCGGCGGGTTTCAGGCCTTGAGCCTCTCGAAAACCCGGAAGATAAAGGAAGAGGGAATAGTTTTTCAGTCTCATCTCGACGGGAGCCGCCATCTCCTTACGCCCGAGAAATGCGTCGAAATACAGGAATCGCTGGGCGTCGATATCATGATGTGCCTCGACGAATGCCCGCCTTACCCCTCGACCGAAAAATATATGAAAAAGTCCGTCGAGCTCACGACGCGCTGGGCCGGGCTCTGCCGCAGCGCCAGGAAAAGCCCCGAATCGGCCCTCTTCGGCATAGTTCAGGGCGGGATTTTTCCCGAAATGAGGCGTCTTTCGGCGGAAGGACTCGCCGACATAGGCTTCGACGGCTACGCGCTCGGCGGGCTCGGCATAGGAGAAGACCCGGCGGCGACGTACGAAATCACGGAATCGACGCTACCCCACCTGCCCGCGGAAAGCCCCCGTTATCTGATGGGAATAGGGAGGCCCGAGGACATCGTCACCGCGGTTTCCATGGGCGTCGATCTCTTCGATTGCGTAATCCCGACGCGCAACGCCAGAAACGGCACTCTCTTTACAAGTCACGGAAAACTGGTTATAAAAAATGCCCGATATGCGGAGGACGGGGGGCCTGTCGACGAACGCTGCGGATGTTATACGTGCAGGAATTTCTCGAGGGCGTATCTGAGGCACCTTTACATGGCGAGGGAAACCCTCGTGTTACGGCTCCTGACTATTCATAATCTCAATTACTACGGACAACTGATGAAAGAAGCCAGAGAAAGCATAGCCCAGGACGATTTCCCTGTTTTCGCAAGTCGGGTAAAATCCCTCGGAGGTGAATAA
- the secF gene encoding protein translocase subunit SecF, whose amino-acid sequence MDLIKPDTKINFIRMMKPAALISLLAMLISIGSLIYHKGPEWGVEFTGGTEIQIKLAKDVGPDDIRDTLEDAGYPTDLVQRVGIEGDREYLIRFTPDVVKFEQIQDFQKSLGELVKTNPIFEGGSILRVDYIGPNVGSELVTKAILAILLGCVGILIYVMLRFEFAFALGAVLALFHDALIALGALSLMDKDFTLTIVAALLTIIGYSVNDTIIIFDRIRENLKKGAEGSFTDIVNLSINQTLSRTVLTNVTVFLVLIPLFFFGGSVIHDFAFVMIVGCIAGTYSTIFIASAIVIWWRKYKGLPV is encoded by the coding sequence TTGGATTTAATTAAACCTGATACGAAAATAAATTTTATTAGGATGATGAAGCCCGCAGCCTTGATTTCGCTGCTGGCCATGCTCATCTCCATAGGCTCTCTCATATATCACAAAGGACCGGAATGGGGCGTCGAGTTTACGGGCGGCACCGAAATCCAGATAAAACTCGCGAAAGACGTCGGTCCGGACGACATAAGGGATACGCTCGAGGATGCCGGCTATCCGACCGACCTGGTTCAGCGCGTCGGCATCGAAGGGGACAGGGAATACCTCATAAGGTTCACCCCCGACGTCGTCAAGTTCGAGCAGATTCAGGATTTTCAGAAGAGCCTCGGAGAGCTGGTAAAAACGAACCCGATATTCGAAGGCGGCTCGATATTACGTGTAGATTATATCGGCCCCAACGTCGGCAGCGAGCTCGTGACAAAGGCCATACTGGCCATTCTCCTGGGGTGCGTCGGAATCCTTATTTACGTCATGCTGAGGTTCGAGTTCGCCTTCGCGCTCGGCGCTGTCCTGGCGCTTTTCCACGACGCTCTCATAGCCTTGGGGGCCTTGTCCCTCATGGACAAGGATTTTACACTCACCATAGTCGCGGCGCTCCTGACCATCATCGGTTATTCCGTCAACGACACCATAATCATATTCGACAGGATAAGGGAGAATCTCAAGAAGGGTGCGGAGGGCAGCTTCACGGACATCGTCAATCTTTCCATCAACCAGACATTGTCGAGAACGGTGCTCACCAACGTCACCGTTTTCCTCGTCCTGATTCCGCTCTTCTTCTTCGGCGGCTCGGTTATTCACGACTTCGCATTCGTGATGATAGTCGGCTGTATCGCCGGTACCTATTCGACGATATTCATAGCCAGTGCGATAGTCATATGGTGGAGGAAATACAAGGGGCTTCCGGTGTGA
- the yajC gene encoding preprotein translocase subunit YajC — protein sequence MQKKYIAIITLSLMSMGGCQMPAGEGGGGGAGAFTSFLPLILIFVLFYFLILRPQQKQGRKRADMLKSLKRGDNVITSGGIYGKIVSVADDVMTIEIAKGVNIRVSRSGIAGLQAEGSELKEDKSGK from the coding sequence TTGCAAAAGAAATATATCGCAATAATTACGCTGTCGCTGATGTCCATGGGCGGATGCCAGATGCCGGCCGGTGAAGGCGGAGGGGGCGGCGCCGGTGCATTTACCAGCTTTCTGCCCCTGATACTCATTTTCGTGCTGTTCTATTTCCTTATTCTCAGGCCGCAGCAGAAGCAGGGCCGCAAAAGGGCCGACATGCTCAAGAGCTTAAAGCGCGGCGACAACGTAATCACGTCGGGCGGTATTTACGGCAAAATCGTCAGCGTAGCGGACGACGTGATGACAATCGAGATAGCCAAGGGCGTGAACATCCGCGTATCCCGTTCGGGTATCGCCGGTCTTCAGGCCGAAGGCTCCGAACTGAAGGAGGATAAGTCGGGCAAATGA